TAGATATTTTTCTAAAAAGTATTTTTTCAACAATAACAGCATCATCAATGGCAGCTTTTGCACTTTTCCCATATGCCCTTGCAAGTCCTCCTGCACCTAATAAAATACCGCCAAAATACCTCGTTACAACAACAGCCGTGTTTTTTAAGCCCTCCATCTTAATAACATTTAATACAGGGATACCTCCTGTTCCAGAAGGTTCACCATCATCGCTGTATCTTTGTATTTCATCTCTCTCTCCAAAAACATATGCATAAACATTATGAGTTGCCTGTCTGTGTTTACTTCTTATCTCTTCAATAAACTTTATAGCATCTTTTTCTGAATTAATTTGTCTTGCATATCCAATGAATTTTGAACGCTTTATTTCTATTTCTTTACAACCACTTTTATATAATGT
This is a stretch of genomic DNA from Aceticella autotrophica. It encodes these proteins:
- a CDS encoding YigZ family protein, with amino-acid sequence MLSRYKTLYKSGCKEIEIKRSKFIGYARQINSEKDAIKFIEEIRSKHRQATHNVYAYVFGERDEIQRYSDDGEPSGTGGIPVLNVIKMEGLKNTAVVVTRYFGGILLGAGGLARAYGKSAKAAIDDAVIVEKILFRKISIIIEYTLLGIVQNDLIKNEYFIKSIDYTDKVKINVYIEEGKKDYFIEHIKNLTKANLILKEDNNLYLYKKGEKYLE